GCTGGTTGGCGGTGCGGTCATTGGCGCGGTGCTTGGCGGCGTCCTCGGCCATGCAATCGATGCGAACAATCAGGCCTGTGTCGGCGACGTGCTGGAATATGTTCCCTCCAACCAATCCGTCTACTGGACAGATCCGGGCAATGGCTATGGCTATGGCTATGAGGTAACGCCCATGCGTACTTACGAGCCGTATGAGGGCCAGTATTGCCGCGAATATCAGACGATCGTCACGATTGGTGGCCGGACCGAGCAGGCCTATGGCACCGCCTGCCGTCAGCCGGACGGCGCTTGGAAGACCGTCAACAGCTGACGAGCTGATCTCCCTTGGCCTTGCGGGCGGTGCGTCTTCGTGCCGCCCGTTTCCTTGCCCGTCCACCTATGAAAGCGCTAGGCAGCTCGCCCGTCAGACGCCATCATTGGCTCAAGCGATCCTCAGAGGTTGCAACGGCCAAAAAGGGGGCGTTCATGTCGAATGTCGAAAAAGTCGGCGATTTCATCACCATCGAACGGCAGGGCCGCGTAGCAGTCGTCCGTTTTGACAGGGGCGACCGCGTCAATGCGCTGTCAGTTCAGCTTCTGCGGGACCTCGGTGCCACGGCCCGCCTGCTCCGTGATGACGTCACGACCAGTGCCATTGTGCTGGCAGGTGGCCGCGCCTTTACCGGCGGCGCTGACCTGACCGACCCGGAAATGGCCAAGCGCGCAACGGTCTCTCTGCTCGAACGCCGCGAGATGCTGCGCGCGGGCCCTGACATGTGCGATGCATGGGAGGCGGTCGACCAGGTGACGATCGCTGCCATCGAGAGTTTCTGCATCGGCGGTGGCGTCGCGCTTGCCGCCGCCTGCGACTTCAGGATTGTTGCGCGAGGCGCACATTTCAGGCTTCCGGAAATTCCGCTCGGCATGAACATGAGCTGGCACACTCAGCCCCGCCTCGTGAACCTCATTGGCCCCTCCCGCGCCAAACAGCTTACGATCTTCGGCGAACGCGTCACGGCGGAACAGGCGGAAGCATGGGGCCTCGCCGACGAAGTCTGCGCTGACGGCGAGGCACTGGCCGCCGCCCGGCGCTGGGCGGACAAGGTAGCCGCGCTGCCGCCCGTTTCCGTTCGCATGGCGAAGCGCGGTATCACGCAGGCCGCGACCGCGCTCAATGCCGTTTCCACCTACATGGATGCCGACCAGTTCGCGCTGACGGCGACGAGCGAAGACCATCGCGAGGCAGTGACGGCCTTTCTTGAAAAACGTTCGCCGAATTTTACCGGCCGTTGAAACAGAGAAGAATTCAGATGTCGTACGATCATCCAAAATCCCATCGCAGCGGTTGTCCTTGCTGTTCGCCTTACATCTGGGATGCCTACAGGCTTCCCCAGCCAGGTCTCAGCCGCAGGGGGTTCTTCGGCGCGGGCGCGGCGCTCACCGCTGCCGCACTGGCTGCGGTCACTGGTTCTCGCGCCGACGCTTCCGCCGCCGGTGTTGCCGCGCTTGCCTTCGCTGCCCCGCATATCGCTTCTGGTGAAACACGCCGCATCCGCGCCGGTCTCTCTGGCGCGACTATCTATCGCGGCGGCACGATAAGGACCATGAATCGCGCACAGCCACTCGCGGAAGCGGTTGCCGTCACAGGTGGCCGTATCGTCGCCGTCGGCAGCGAAGCCGAGGTTAAGGCACGTGCCGGCATTGGCGCAAACATCGTTGATCTAGCGGGCAAGACCATGTTGCCGGGCTTCATCGACTGCCACGGCCATGTCTCCATGACGGCATTGCTCATGGGCTTCCAGAACCTCGCACCGGAACCGGCAGGTCCCATCCGCTCCATCGCCGACATCAAAAGCGAGTTGGCCAAATACCGCGAAAAGACCGGCGGCGGCCGAGGCGGCTGGCTTCTCGGTGCGAACTACGACGACTCTCTCCTTGTCGAAAAGCGCGCCATTACCTGCGCCGACCTCGATGAAGTTTCGACGGAGCAGCCGATCCTCGCCTACCATGCCTCTCTCCATGTCGCTGTGGTAAATTCATACGCGCTGTCGCTCCTTGGCATCACGGCCGATACGCCGAACCCTCCCGGCGGCGTCATACGCCGTTGGCCGGGCACGAATGAACCGAATGGCATTCTCGAGGAGGGTGCCATCACCCTTGCCATGCCGCGCCTGCCTCAAGCATCGAAGGAAGAACTTCTCGATCTTCTGGATCGCGTACAGGAGCAATATGCCGCCTGGGGGATTACCACCGCCCAGGATGGTGCAACGCGCCGCCCCGATTTCGACCTGCTGACGCTCGCCGCCGAACGCGACCGTTTGAAGATAGATATCGTCGCCTATCCCTTCTTCACCCATATCGAAGATCTGGCGAAAGGCAATATCGCGCTGAAGGAAGACTATAACGGTTTCAAGATCGGCGGCATCAAGTTGATGCTCGACGGCTCCCCGCAGGCAAAGACGGCGTGGCTGACCAAGCCTTATGAGGTGGTGCCACCCGGCTTCGATGCCGATTATCGCGGCTACCACATCGTCGACGACGAAACTGCGGCGAAGCTGGTTGATGACGCTTTCGCGCGCGGCTGGCAGGTCTATGCGCATTGCAACGGCGATGCTGCGGCAGATCAGTTCATTGGCGCCATCGAGAAAGCTACGGCGAAGTACGGCCCCGCTGACAGACGCTCAACTGTGATCCACGCACAGACGCTGCGTGAAGACCAGCTCGACATGATGCAGCGGCTCGGCGTCATGCCTTCGTACTTTGTCTCCCATACGTTCTATTGGGGCGATTGGCACCGGGATTCTGTTCTCGGTAGTGAGCGCGCCTCGCGCATCAGTCCCGTGCGCTCCACAGTGGATCGCGGTATGCGATACACGCTTCACAACGATTCTCCTGTGGTCCCATCCGATTGCCGGATGCTGCTCTGGTCCGCGACGAACCGGCGCACACGCAGCGGACAGGTTTTGGGTGAAGATCAGCGCATCGGCGTGCATGATGCGCTGCGTGGCATCACCCTCGACGCCGCGTATCAGCATTTTGAAGACGATATCAAAGGCTCTATCGAGATCGGCAAACTCGCCGATCTTGTTATCGTGGAGCAGGATCCGGAGACCATGGACGTATCGGATCTCCGCGATCTTCATATCCTC
Above is a window of Parvibaculum lavamentivorans DS-1 DNA encoding:
- a CDS encoding enoyl-CoA hydratase/isomerase family protein, producing the protein MSNVEKVGDFITIERQGRVAVVRFDRGDRVNALSVQLLRDLGATARLLRDDVTTSAIVLAGGRAFTGGADLTDPEMAKRATVSLLERREMLRAGPDMCDAWEAVDQVTIAAIESFCIGGGVALAAACDFRIVARGAHFRLPEIPLGMNMSWHTQPRLVNLIGPSRAKQLTIFGERVTAEQAEAWGLADEVCADGEALAAARRWADKVAALPPVSVRMAKRGITQAATALNAVSTYMDADQFALTATSEDHREAVTAFLEKRSPNFTGR
- a CDS encoding amidohydrolase; protein product: MSYDHPKSHRSGCPCCSPYIWDAYRLPQPGLSRRGFFGAGAALTAAALAAVTGSRADASAAGVAALAFAAPHIASGETRRIRAGLSGATIYRGGTIRTMNRAQPLAEAVAVTGGRIVAVGSEAEVKARAGIGANIVDLAGKTMLPGFIDCHGHVSMTALLMGFQNLAPEPAGPIRSIADIKSELAKYREKTGGGRGGWLLGANYDDSLLVEKRAITCADLDEVSTEQPILAYHASLHVAVVNSYALSLLGITADTPNPPGGVIRRWPGTNEPNGILEEGAITLAMPRLPQASKEELLDLLDRVQEQYAAWGITTAQDGATRRPDFDLLTLAAERDRLKIDIVAYPFFTHIEDLAKGNIALKEDYNGFKIGGIKLMLDGSPQAKTAWLTKPYEVVPPGFDADYRGYHIVDDETAAKLVDDAFARGWQVYAHCNGDAAADQFIGAIEKATAKYGPADRRSTVIHAQTLREDQLDMMQRLGVMPSYFVSHTFYWGDWHRDSVLGSERASRISPVRSTVDRGMRYTLHNDSPVVPSDCRMLLWSATNRRTRSGQVLGEDQRIGVHDALRGITLDAAYQHFEDDIKGSIEIGKLADLVIVEQDPETMDVSDLRDLHILETLKRGETIYSA